The DNA region CGGATCGTCAACGACGTCGTCGCGGGCAACCGTGCGATGGCCGAGAAGATCCCCGGCGTCGGGTCGTTGGTGTCCTTCGGCACCAAGGCCGCGGGCAAGGCGATCGGCAAGACCGGGGAACAGTTCGAGGCCTTCTTCGGCGACACGGCGGCCAAGGGCGCCGAGTTCGCCATGGGCCGGCTGAACAAAATCATCATCGCCACGCTCAAGGACCCGGCGACGCGCGACGCGGTGCTGGAGGTGTTCGACCTCTACGCCGACAAGCCGATCGGGCGGCTGGACAAGGTCCTCTCCCTCGACGACGCCAAGCGGATCGGCGGACTGGGGCAGGACGTCGTGATCACCGCAGCGGCATCCGAGCCGGTGCTGAAGCTGGTCGACGCGCTGATTGACGGGTTCTTCACCGTGTACGGGGAGTCGCCGGCCGCCGAACTGCTCGACGAACTCGACATCACCCGCGACATCCTCGTCGAGTACGCGGTGGCCGGGGCACCCCGGGTCTTTGCCGCGGCGCAGGAGTCGGGTGAGCTGGACCGCGTTGTGCGCGAACAACTTTCGCCGTTCTTCTCCTCGTCGGAGGTCGCCGCGATCCTGGAGGGCCGGTGACCCCGAAGAACGCCTTCGAGGCGTTTGCGATCCGGGTGATCGCCGACAGCGATCCCATCGCCATGACGCAGTCGTTGGGCACGCGCGTGCTCGACCACCGCGGACTGGTCGACATGCCCGCGCTGATGGTGCTTTTCGACGATCTCGGCGGTATCCCGTTCGCGATTGCCGACCGCTCCTCGTCGTCGTTGCAGGCTCGGCTGAGTCTGTCGATGGGGGCGCGCCCCGGCGTCGACGACGTGTTGCGCGGCGACAGTCGGGTGGAGATGTCCGACGAGGCGCTCGGTTCGACGACGGTGCGCATCACCCGCGGCGGCGAGCCGGTGCTCACCGGGACGGCGCGCAACGTCCGGGTCGGACGTGCGGTGGTGGGGGAGTCCGAGGTGGTCGTCGGCGAGCCGTTGCCGGCGCCCGACGAGGTGCCCGCCCCGGCGCCGATCGACCCGTCGTTGACGGGCGCGCAGATCATCGCCTCGATCGCGGATGGTTCGCGTCGGATCGGTCCGCTCGCGGAGCTGCTGGGTGGGGAGGTCGTCGATCCGGATCCCGCGGCGCTGCGGTTCGCCGTTCCGGCGGCCCAGTGGATGGGCAACTTCTTCGGCACCATGCACGGCGGGATGATCGGGGCGATCACCGCGCAGGCCGCGTCGTTGGGGGTGGCGGCGAATCTGCGGGCAGGGGTGGGTTACCAACTCGTCGAGTTCACCGTCGCGTTCTTGCGGTCGCCCGCCGTCGACGGCCGACCCGTCACGGCGACGGTGACACCGGTCAAGATCGGCCGGCGCCTGTCCACCGTCGACGTGGTCCTCCACGACGCCGACGGGACGCTCCTCGCGCGCGGTACCGCGGACGCGAGGTGCGACGCGTAGTAGCCGTCGCCTTTCGCCGACTGGGCCCTGTTTCTCGCCGACTGGGCCCTGAATCCTGCCGACTGGGCCCTCGATCTCGTCGACTGGGCCCTGCGGTCCTGTTGTAGCGCCTTATGCGGTGGATCGTGACCGCATACTGGTCACGATCCACCGCACAAGAAGCCCGATGGGTGGGCGGTGGATGTCGGGTGCCCATTCGATGTAATCGAGGGCCCAGTCGACGGAAATGAGGGCCCAGTCGACGGAGATGAGGGCCCAGCCGACGGAAATGAGGGCCCAGTCGACGGAGATGAGGGCCCAGTCGGCGGAAATGGGGGCCCAGTCGGCGGAATCTAGGGCCCACTCGGCGAATGCCGGGGAACAGAAACAATCATGCGTGCTTGCTTTTTTCGCCCTGGCGTGTGACGCTGTTCGCATGTCAGCAACCGCTGGGATTGTGGCCGACCTGACGGCCGAGAGCGACTCCCTCGACGACCTCGTCGCGGAGTTGCCCGCCGAGGCGTGGGCGACCGACACCCCGGCGGCCGGCTGGACGATCGCGCACCAGATCGGGCACCTGCTGTGGACCGATCGGGTCTCGTTGATCGCCTGCACCGACCCGGACCGATTCGCCGAGATGCTGGCGGAGGCGGCGCCGAAGGCGGCCGTCTTCGTCGACGAGGCCGCCGAGGTGGAAGCGGCACGACCGCCGGCCGAACTCCTCGCCGACTGGCGCACGACCCGCGCGACGCTTGCCGGTGCGCTGTGCGCCGTACCCGACGGCACCAAGTTGCCGTGGTTCGGCCCGCCGATGTCGGCGTCGTCGATGGCCACCGCGCGGATCATGGAGACCTGGGCGCACGGGCTCGACATCGCCGACGCGCTCGGGATCACCCGCGAACCCACCGAGCGGCTGCGCCACGTCGCGCACATCGGCGTCCGCACCCGCGACTTCGCCTACATGGTCAACGGCAAGACGCCGCCGACCGAGCCATTCCGCTACGAACTCACCGGCCCGACGGGCCAGATCTGGACTTGGGGCCCCGACGACGCGTCGAATGTGGTCCGCGGCCCGGCCCTCGACTTTTGCGAACTGGCGACCCAGCGCCGCCACATCGACGACCTCGCCCTCACGACCGTCGGCGACGACGCCGCGGAATGGGTGACCATCGCGCAATGCTTCGCCGGTCCACCCGGCGGCGGGCGGGCACCGTCGGCGTGATCGCCCGATTCCCGCTCCACCATCACTGATTTCGACGACCAGAAGGACCTTCCATGACTGACGCAGTCCGCATCGGCAACATGTCGGGCTTCTACGGCGACCGCTTCACCGCGATGCGCGAGATGCTCGAAGGCGGGGAGCTGGACTACCTGACCGGCGACTACCTGGCCGAGCTCACCATGCTCATCCTCGGCCGCGACCGCCTCAAGGATTCCTCGCTCGGCTACGCCAAAACCTTCCTGCGCCAACTCGAAGACTGCCTCGGCCTGGCCCTGGAGAAGGGTGTCCGGATCATCAGCAACGCCGGCGGCCTCAACCCGCACGGGCTGGCCGTCGCGATCCGCGAACTCGCCGACCGCCTCGGACTCGACGCCCAGGTCGCCTTCGTCAGCGGCGACGACCTTCTCAAGGACGCGAAGAAGTTGGGCTTGGGCGAACCGCTCACCGCCAATGCCTACCTCGGCGCCTTCGGTATCAAGACGGCGCTGGGCCGCGGTGCCGACGTCGTGGTCACCGGCCGCGTCACCGACGCCTCGCTCACCGTCGGCGCCGCCGCCCACGCCTTCGACTGGGGCTACAAGGACCTCGACGCCCTGGCCGGCGCCGTCGTCGCCGGGCACATCATCGAGTGCGGTACCCAGGCGACCGGCGGCAACTACTCTTTCTTCACCGAAATCCCGATGGGCCACTTGGGATTCCCCATCGCCGAAATGGCAGCCGACGGGTCGTCGGTCATCACCAAGCACGAGGGCACCGGGGGCGCGGTCACCGTCGGGACCGTCACCGCCCAGCTCCTCTACGAGGTCGGCGGCCCCCGCTACCTCAACCCCGACGTCACGACGCGGCTGGATTCGGTGGAACTGGAACAGCTCTCGCCGGACCGGGTCGCCGTACGGAACATCCGAGGCGAGAACCCGCCGACCGACCTCAAGGTGTCGCTGAACTTCCTCGCCGGCATCCGCAACGAAATCGACGTCGTCCTCACCGGTCTCGACATCGAGGCGAAGGCGAAGCTCTTCGAGGAACAGTTCCGCGCCGCGTTGCCCGACGAGCCGGCCGAGCTCGGCTTCGAGCTCGCCCGCACCGACCGTCCCGACGGGACGACCGAGGAACAGGCCAGCGCCCTGCTGCGCGTCGTCGCCCGCGACCCCGATCCGGCCAAGGTGGGCCGCCCGTTCTCGGCCGTCGCCGTCGAACTCGCACTGGCCAGCTTCCCCGGCTTCACACTGACCGCGCCGCCCGGAAACGGCTCGCCCTACGGCGTTTTCGAGCCGGGCTACGTCGACGCCGCGCTGGTGCCGCACCGCGTCACCCAGCCCGACGGCGTCACCGTCTCGATCGAACCCTCTCCGCTGCGGGCCGCGGTGCCCGCCGACGAGGACACCGCCGTTCCGCCGGCGACGGACTTCGGCCCGACGACGACCGTGCCGTTGGGCACCATCGCCGGTGCGCGGTCGGGCGACAAGGGCGGCAGCGCCAACATCGGCGTGTGGGTGCGCAGCGACGAGGAGTTCGCCTGGCTCGACCAGGCACTCACCGCCGATCGGGTCCGCGAGCTCCTGCCCGAGGTCGCCGACCTGACGATCCGCCGCTATGCGCTGCCCAACCTGCGCGCGGTGAACTTCGTCATTGAGGGCGTCCTGGGCCGCGGTGTCGCCGACAACGTGCGCTTCGACCCGCAGGCCAAGGGCATGGGCGAGTGGCTCCGCTCGCGGCCGGTCCCGATTCCCACCGCCTTCCTGCCCGCGAACACCCTGCCCGCGAACAACGTGACCAAGGAGAACTGATGCCGTTCACGTCGCTGCTCTGGGACAACCCGGAGCGCACCCAACTGCGCGCGACGGTCGCCGACTTCGTCGAGCGCCACGTCCTGCCGTACCAGGACGAGTGGGAACGCACCGGCGAACTCCCCCGGTCGCTGCATGCCGAGGCCGCCAAGCTGGGGCTCTTCGGACTCGCAATCCCCGAAGAGGTCGGCGGATCCGGCGGCGACTTCATCGACTCGGTCGTCCTCGGCGAAGAGTTCCTCTACCGGGGGGCCTCCGGCGGCGTCTGGGCCTCGTTGTTCACCAGCGGCATCGCGTTGCCGCACTTGATCGCCGCGGGCGACCCGGCGCAGATCGACCGATGGGTGCGCCCGACGCTGGCCGGGGAGAAGATCGGTTCGCTGGCCATCACCGAGCCCAGTGGCGGCAGCGACGTCGGACACCTGCGCACCAAGGCGGTCCGCGACGGCGACGAATACATCGTCAACGGATCCAAGACCTTCATCACCTCCGGGGTCCGCGCCGACTTCGTGGTCACCGCGGTCCGCACCGGCGGTGACGGCGCGGGCGGCGTCTCGCTGCTCGTCGTCGACAAGGACACGCCCGGGTTCACCGTGACGCGCAAACTCGACAAGATGGGCTGGCTCGCCTCCGACACCGCCGAGCTCTCCTACGACGACGTGCGGGTCCCGGTCGCCAACCTGGTCGGAGCTGAGAACTCCGGGTTCGCCCAGATCGCCAATGCCTTTGTCTCCGAACGGGTCGGCCTCGCCGTCCAGGCCTATGCCCACGCACAGCGCTGCCTCGACCTGACCCTGGAATGGGTGCGTGCCCGCGAGACCTTCGGACGCCCGCTGATCGCGCGACAGTCGGTGCAGGACACCGTCACCGAGATGGCGCGGCGCATCGACATCGCCCGCACCTACACCCGAACACTCGTCGAGACCAAGGCCGCGGGCGGCAACGCCGACCTCATCGCCGAGGTCTGCTTCGCGAAGAACACCGCCGTGGAAACCGGGGAGTGGGTAGCCGACAAGGCGGTTCAGCTGTTCGGCGGCATGGGGTACATGAACGGCACCGAGGTGGAGCGCCAGTACCGCGACATGCGCATCCTCGGCATCGGCGGCGGGACCACCGAGATCTTGACCGGTCTGGCAGCGAAACGATTGGGGTACCAGGCATGACCGTCCTACAGTCCAAACTCGACCCGGCCGGCGAGGCGTTCGCCGAAGCGGCCGCGGCGATGAACGAGAAGCTCGTCGAGCTCTCCGGCGAGTTCGACAAGGCGTTGGCCGGCGGTGGCGAGAAGTACGTCGAACGGCACCGCAAGCGCGGCAAGATGACCGCGCGCGAACGCATCGAGATGCTGATCGACCCGGACAGCCCCTTCCTCGAACTGTGTCCGCTCGCCGCCTGGGGGTCGGACTTCCAGGTCGGCGCGTCGGTGGTGACGGGGATCGGCGTCGTCGAAGGCGTCGAATGCATGATCGTCGCCAACGACCCGACGGTGCGCGGCGGGACATCGAACCCGTGGACCCTGCGGAAGAGTCTGCGCGCCAATGCGATTGCTATGGAGAACCGGCTGCCCTGCATCTCGCTGGTGGAGTCGGGCGGCGCCGACCTGCCGACCCAGAAGGAAGTCTTCGTCCCCGGCGGACAACTCTTCCGCGACCTCACGCGGCTGTCCGCGGCCGGCATCCCGACGATCGCCCTCGTGTTCGGCAACTCCACCGCCGGCGGCGCCTACATCCCGGGCATGAGCGACCACACGGTGATGATCGCCGAACGCTCCAAGGTCTTCCTCGGTGGTCCGCCGCTGGTGAAGATGGCCACCGGCGAGGAGAGCGACGACGAGACCCTCGGCGGAGCGACCATGCACGCCCGCGAGTCGGGCCTCGCGGACTATCTCGCCGCCGACGAGCAGGACGCCCTGCGCATCGGCCGTCGCATCGTGGCCCGGCTCAACTGGCGCAAGAAGGGCCCCGGGCCGGTGGCCGCGCCCATTGAACCCCGTTACGACGCGGAGGAACTGCTCGGCATCGTGCCGTCGGATCTCAAGATCCCGTTCAATCCGCGCGACGTCATCGCCCGCGTCGTCGACGACAGCGACTTCGACGAGTTCAAGCCCGAGTACGGCAACTCGCTGTGCACCGGGTGGGCGCGGATACACGGCTATCCGGTGGGCATCCTGGCCAACGCGCAGGGCGTGCTCTTCTCCGCCGAGGCGCAGAAAGCCACCCAGTTCATCCAGCTGGCGAACCGGTACGACACCCCGTTGTTGTTCCTGCACAACACGACCGGCTATATGGTGGGCGCCGAATACGAGCGCGGCGGCATCATCAAGCACGGCTCGATGATGATCAACGCGGTATCCAACTCCCGGGTCCCGCACATCTCGCTGCTGGTGGGGTCGAGCTACGGCGCCGGCCACTACGGCATGTGCGGCCGGGCCTACGACCCGCGCTTCCTGTTCGCCTGGCCGAGCGCGAAATCGGCGGTCATGGGCGGGGCACAGCTGGCCGGCGTCATCTCCATCGTCTCCCGGGCGGCCACCGAGGCCCGCGGCGGAACGGTTGACGAGGAGGCCGACGCCGGGATGCGCGCCATGATCGAGGCGCAGATCGAAAAGGAGTCGGTACCGGCCTTCCTGTCCGGGATGCTCTACGACGACGGGGTGATCGACCCGCGCGACACCCGCTCGGTGCTGGGCATGTGCCTGTCGGCGATCCACAACGGCGAGGTCGAAGGTGCCGATGGCTTCGGCGTCTTCCGGATGTGAGGCAATGATGACGACAACAGCCACCAAACCCGTTGCCCGCGAGATCACCTCGGTCCTCGTCGCCAATCGCGGCGAGATCGCGTGCCGCGTGTTCGAGACGTGCCGGGCCCTGGGCATCGCCACCGTCGCGGTGCATTCCGATCCCGACGCCGACGCCCCGCACGTCCGTCAAGCAGACACCGCGGTGCGGTTGCCCGGCGCCACGTCGGCGGAAACCTATCTGCGCGGCGACCTGGTCATCGAGGCGGCCCGTGCGGCCGGCGCCGATGCCATCCACCCCGGGTACGGATTCCTCTCGGAGAACGCGGAATTCGCCCAAGCGGTGATCGACGCCGGACTGGTGTGGATCGGTCCGCCGCCTTCGGCGATCACCGCGATGGGTTCGAAGGTCAACGCCAAGTCGCTGATGGCCGAGGCGGGAGTCCCGATCCTCGGCGACCTCGATCCGACGACGGTCACCGCCGACGATCTGCCGCTGCTCATCAAGGCCTCCGCCGGCGGCGGCGGGCGCGGCATGCGGATCGTGCGCGACCTGTCCGAGCTCGAGGAGAACGTGGCCGCCGCCAAGCGCGAGGCGGAGTCGGCTTTCGGCGACCCCACCGTGTTCTGCGAGCCCTACGTCGAGCGCGGCCACCACATCGAAGTCCAAGTGATGGCCGACAATCACGGCGCGGTCTGGGCGGTCGGGGAGCGGGAGTGCTCCATCCAGCGCCGCCACCAGAAGGTGATCGAGGAGGCGCCGGCCCCACTCGTGGAGCGACTGGCCGCTGAGGGCGATGCCGCGCTGCGCGAGAAGCTGTACGACGCCGCCCGCAAGGCCGTCGCCGCGATCGGCTATGCCGGTGCCGGGACCGTCGAGTTCCTCGCCGACGGCCGGGGACGGTTCTACTTCCTCGAGACGAATACCCGGCTTCAGGTGGAACACCCGGTCACCGAGGAGACCACCGGGCTCGACCTGGTCGAGTGGCAGTTGCGCGTCGCGATGGGCGAACCCCTCGTCGGCGACGAGCCGACCGCGAACGGCCACTCCATCGAGGTCCGGCTCTACGCAGAGAACCCTGCCGCCGAGTGGGCGCCCCAGTCGGGCACGGTGCACCGGTTCGCGATCGCCGAACAGTCGGGGTTGTCGCGGCTGCGCGTCGACACCGGAATCGCCGACGGCAGTACGATTTCCACCTTCTACGACCCGATGATCGCCAAGGTGATCAGCTGGGCCCCGACCCGACGCCGCAGTGCCGCGGTACTCGCCTCGGCATTGGCGCACGCGACGCTGCACGGACCGGTCACCAACCGCGACATGCTGGTCAACACGCTGCGCTCGGAGGAGTTCCTCTCCGGCGACACCGACACCGCCTTCATCGACGAGGTGGGACTCGACGTGCTGTCGGCCCCGCTCGCGTCGGAGCAGGATATCCGGTTGGCGGCCATTGCCGCCGCGCTGGCCGACGCGGAGGGCAATCGCGCTGCGGCGCAGTCGTTGTCGTCGGTCCCCTCCGGGTTCCGCAACATCGCCTCGGGTTACCAGACCAAGTCGTTCGGCCGGGGCGACGAGGAGATCGCGGTCCGGTACCGCTTCGAGCGCCGGGCCGGTTCCTCGGTGAGCGCGGCGGCGCCCGGATTCGGCGTCGCCCTTCCCGACGACGAGGGAGTCGAGGTCGTCTCTGCGGCAGGGGATTCCGTCGTCCTTGCCGTCGACGGGGTGGCGCGCACGCTGCGCGTGGCCCGATACGGAGATGCGGTCTTCGTCGACGGGCCGGACACATCGGTCACCCTGCGGGTGCTGCCGCGCTACGTCGACCCGTCGGCCGTGCAGCGACCCGGTTCGCTGCTCGCACCGATGCCCGGATCGGTCATCCGCGTCGCGGTGGCCGAGGGCGACACCGTCACCGCCGGACAGCCGCTGCTGTGGCTCGAGGCGATGAAGATGGAGCACACCATCGCCGCCCCCAGCGACGGGGTGGTGGCCACGCTGGCGGTCGAGGTCGGCCGCCAGCTCGCCGTCGGCGACGTACTCGCCATCATCGAAGCGTTGCCGTCTGACGACGACGCCTGATCTGCGATTCCAATTCGAAAGGCAACCAATGAGTTTCATCGAGACCGACGAACGCAAAGAGCTGCGCGCCGCCGTGGCCGCACTGGGCAAGAAGTACGGCGCCGAGTACTTCCAGAAGTGCGCCAAGGAAGACCTCAAGACCACCGAACTGTGGAAAGAGGCCGGCGACCTCGGCTTCATCGGCGTCAACCTGCCCGAAGAATACGGCGGCGGTGGCGCCGGGATGTACGAGCTGGCCATCGTCATGGAGGAGTTGGCGGCATCGGGCACCGGGCTGCTGATGCTCGTCGTGTCACCGGCCATCTGCGGCAACATCATCGCCCGCTTCGGTACCGACGAGCAGAAGCAGCGGTGGCTTCCCGGCCTGGCCAGCGGTGAGATCACGATGGCGTTCGGCATCACCGAGCCCGACGCGGGGTCGAACTCGCACCAGATCACCACGACCGCGCGCCGCGATGGCGACGAGTGGGTGCTGTCGGGGCAGAAGGTGTTCATCTCCGGCGTCGACCAGGCCGACGCCGTCCTGGTCGTCGGGCGCACCGAGGAGGCCAAGACCGGCAAGCTCGCGCCCGCGCTGTTCATCGTGCCCACCGACACCGAAGGCTTTTCGTGGACCCAGATCCCGATGGAACTGCAGAATCCGGAAAAGCAGTTCCAACTGTTCTTCGACGACGTGCGGTTGCCCGGCGACGCCCTCGTCGGCGAGCCCGAGGCCGCGCTGAGCCAGCTGTTCGCGGGTCTCAACCCGGAGCGGATCATGGGCGCTGCGTCGGCGATCGGCATGGGCCGGTTCGCGCTGGACAAGGCGGTCGCCTACGCCAAGGACCGCACCGTGTGGAAGACGCCGATCGGCGCCCACCAGGGAATCGCGCACCCCTTGGCCGCCGGCAAGGTCGATCTGGAGATGGCCAAGCTGATGATGCAGAAGGCCGCAACGCTGTACGACGCGGGTGACGACTGGGGCGCCGCCGAACCGGCGAACATGGCGAAATATGCTGCAGCGGAAGCGTCGACGAAGCTTGTCGACCAGGCCGTGCACACGCTGGGCGGCAACGGGCTGACCACAGAGTACGGCTTGGCGCCGATGCTGGCGCTGGTCCGGATCGCCAAGGTTGCACCGGTCAGCCGCGAGATGGTGCTGAACTTCGTCGCGCAGACCAGCCTCGGCCTGCCGAAGTCGTACTGAGAGGTCCTGCCATGGCTGACGAACTGACCCGGGTCGTCGACGTCGAGGTGTCGGCAGCGGTTGCCACCGTGACGCTGAACTCGCCGTCGAACCGGAACGCCTTGTCGGCGCAACTGGTCGGGCAGCTGACCGAGGCACTCGAGGCGGCGGCCGCCGATTCGGCGATACGCGCCGTCGTGCTGACGCACACCGGTGGAACCTTCTGCGCCGGAGCCGATTTGGGTGAGGCGCTGCGACGCGGGCTGAGCCCGGAGGAGGCCACCGCCGAGGGCACCCGCGCGATGACGACCCTCATGCGCGCGATGGTGGCGATGCCCAAGCCCGTCATCGTCGTCGCCGACGGGCATGTGCGGGCCGGCGGGTTCGGGTTGGTCGGCGCGGCAGACATTGCGCTCGTCGGGCCGTCGGCGACCTTTGCGCTCACCGAGGCCCGACTCGGGTTGGCGCCGTCGATGATCTCCGTGGTGCTCCTACCCAAGATGACTGCGCGCGCCGTCGGCCGGTACTTCCTGACCGGTGAGGCATTCGATCCGTCAACCGCCGAGCGGATCGGTTTGGTGACCAGGGCGTTGTCGGGTGTGGAGGAGTTGTCGGCCGAGCTCGACGCGGTGCTGGGCGGGGTCCGCAAGGCGTCGCCGCAGGGATTGGCGGCGTCGAAGGCGTTGACCACCGCCGCGATTCTGGCCGACTTCGACGAGGCGGCGGGCGCCCGCGCGGCGGAGTCCGCGGCGTTGTTCGCCTCCGACGAGGCGCGCGAGGGGATGACGGCGTTCCTGTCCAAGCGCAAGCCGAGCTGGGACGCGGGGCAGTGACCACCGCGCGCCAGCCGCAGCAGGAACGCTCGCGGGCCACCCGCGAGCGGCTTCTCGATGCCACGGTGGAAATGCTTGCCGGACAAGGATGGTCGGCGACGACCGTCGCCGCGGTGGCCGAGGCCGCCGGGGTGTCGCGCGGCGCGGCGCAGCACCACTTTCCGACCCGCGAGGCGCTGATCACCGCGGTCATGGAGGAGATGTTCGAGTCGATGACCGGTGATGCGTCACGGGTCGTGGGCGCGTTGCCCGACGATCTCGACGCACGCGTGCGCATCGTCGTGGACAAGGCGGTGTCGATCTACACCGGCACCGAATTCAAAGCGGCGCTGCAGGTGTGGGCCGCCGCGGCATCGGATCCCGCGCTGCGCGAGGTGATCCTGCCGTTGGAGGCGAAGCTCGCCCGGGCCGCCCACAAGTTCACCGTCACCGGGCTGGACCCGACCGGCGAGAATCCCGAAGCGCACCGGTTGGCGCAGGTCACCCTCGACCTGGCGCGCGGGTTGGGGTTGGCCGACACGTTGTCCGACGACTCTCGTCGGCGCAGTCAGGTCGTGGCGACGTGGGTCGAGCAGTTGGTGGCCGCGCTCCGCTAAGCGCGGCGTTGGTGCGTCAGCGCACGCGAACCGTCGTCGCGCAGGCGGTCGAGCGCGCGGAGACGAATCGGTTGCTGTTCTTGGCATACATCGTGAGCTTCACCCGCCCGGCGCCGGTTCGCAGGCTGATCACCGAGGCCCCCTCGCCTTCGCGATTGCTGTAGGCGATGGTGCTGGCGTGACCGCGCTGCCCCGTCGTGAGGTTGTGCCAGGCCAGGCGGGGCCGGGACTGGTAGCCGAACAGCGACGCCGACTGCGAGACGTAGATGGTGATCCGGCCGTGCTCCGTGGGCAGCCACTGCGTGGTGGTGATGCGCCCGGCGTACGGGTTGTCGACGACGTTCGGGCTGATGCCCCGGCACACGACCTTGGCCGCGTGGCGGACCTCGTACGCGTGGGCCACCGGAGCGGGGGCGGCGAGCGCGGCGAGGCCGATAACCCCGCCGGCGGCGAGTGCCTGAAACGGTTTGGTGATCATGACCGGACTCCTTTCCGACGTGACTCCCAACCCGCTTTCCAGTGTCCTCCTGTTGCAGGAGAAACAAAAGAGAACGATCGTAGCGGGGACGTAAGGCCGGATTGGGCCCAGTCGGCGAGATCGAGGGCCCAGTCGGCGAGATCGAGGGCCCAGTCGGCGGGAATGAGGGCCCAGTCGGCGGGAATGAGGGCCCAGTCGGCGATCAGGCGGGGCGGGTGACGCGGACCAGGTTGTCGGTGCGGGCCGCCGGATTGCCCTCGGGATCGGTCATCGCCACCTCGCGCAGGCCGGTGGTCACGACGGCCCACCCGGGGGAGAGGTCGAGATCGGCCAGGACGTCGTCGACACTGGGGAAACTGGGTGGATCGCCGTCGAAACGCCACTCGGGCATCCCCCAGTGCCCGACGACGAGCAGCGTGCCACCGGGGGCCACGGCGCCGGCCGCCTTGCGCAGGATGTCGGCGCGGGCGAGTTCGACATTCGAGTGCAGGTAGAACGCGGTGACCAGATCCCAACTGCCCACGGGGAAGTCGGCGCCCAGGTCGACGCGGCGCCAGTCGATCGCCTCGTCGGGCACACCCGCCTCGCGGGCGTGGGCGCGGCCGGTCTCCAGTGCAGCGTCGGCGATGTCGACCGCCGTCACCGCATACCCCTGCTGGGCCAGCCAGATGGCATCGGCACCCGAACCGCAGCCGAGGTCCAACGCGGTGCGGCCGGCGCCGGGCAGGGCGCCGACCTCCTCGACCAGGATCGCGTTGGGCCGGCGGGTCCACGGCCGCTTCCCGTCGCCGTAGAACTCCTCCCAATGTTCCCGTGGGTCAACGGGGCGGGCCGGGCCGTCGTGCTGATGCATGCTCACCTCAGCGAGGATAGCCCGGCCCGCGGTCGGAACGGTGGGATCAGCTGTGCAGATCGAACCGATCGTTGTCCATGACCTTGACCCACGCGTCGACGAAGTCGTCGACGAACTTGCCGGCCGCGTCGTCGGCGCCGTACACCTCGGACAGGGCGCGCAGCTCCGCGTTGGAGCCGAACACCAGGTCAACCCGGCTGCCGGTCCACTTGGGCTGGCCGTCGACGGTCCCGACGAAGATCTCTTCCTCGTCGGCCTTTGACGCCCACGCGATGTCCATGTCGGTGATGGTGGTGAAGAAGTCGTTCGTCAGCACCCCCGGACGGTCGGTGAAGACGCCCTTGTCCGAGCCGTCGTAGTTCGCGCCGAGCACACGCAGACCGCCGACGAGGACGGCCATCTGCGGGGCCGACAGACCCAACAGGTTGGCCTTATCGACCAGCAGGTACTCGCCCGGCTGGCTCGCGTCCTTGCCCCGGTAGTTGCGGAAACCGTCGGCCTTGGGCTCGAGCACCTCGAACATCTCGACGTCGGTCTGCTCGGCGGTGGCGTCGTTGCGCCCCGCGTGGAACGGAACGCTGGTCGGGTAGCCCGCCGCGTTGGCGGCCTGCTCGATGCCGACACCGCCGGCCAGCACGATGAGGTCGGCCAGCGAGATCTTCACGTTGCCCGACTGCGCCTCGTTGAACTCCGACTGGATCTTCTCCAGCGCGGCCAGCACGGTTGTGAGCTGCTTGGGGTTGTTGACCTCCCAG from Gordonia crocea includes:
- a CDS encoding PaaI family thioesterase; the encoded protein is MTPKNAFEAFAIRVIADSDPIAMTQSLGTRVLDHRGLVDMPALMVLFDDLGGIPFAIADRSSSSLQARLSLSMGARPGVDDVLRGDSRVEMSDEALGSTTVRITRGGEPVLTGTARNVRVGRAVVGESEVVVGEPLPAPDEVPAPAPIDPSLTGAQIIASIADGSRRIGPLAELLGGEVVDPDPAALRFAVPAAQWMGNFFGTMHGGMIGAITAQAASLGVAANLRAGVGYQLVEFTVAFLRSPAVDGRPVTATVTPVKIGRRLSTVDVVLHDADGTLLARGTADARCDA
- a CDS encoding acyclic terpene utilization AtuA family protein, translating into MTDAVRIGNMSGFYGDRFTAMREMLEGGELDYLTGDYLAELTMLILGRDRLKDSSLGYAKTFLRQLEDCLGLALEKGVRIISNAGGLNPHGLAVAIRELADRLGLDAQVAFVSGDDLLKDAKKLGLGEPLTANAYLGAFGIKTALGRGADVVVTGRVTDASLTVGAAAHAFDWGYKDLDALAGAVVAGHIIECGTQATGGNYSFFTEIPMGHLGFPIAEMAADGSSVITKHEGTGGAVTVGTVTAQLLYEVGGPRYLNPDVTTRLDSVELEQLSPDRVAVRNIRGENPPTDLKVSLNFLAGIRNEIDVVLTGLDIEAKAKLFEEQFRAALPDEPAELGFELARTDRPDGTTEEQASALLRVVARDPDPAKVGRPFSAVAVELALASFPGFTLTAPPGNGSPYGVFEPGYVDAALVPHRVTQPDGVTVSIEPSPLRAAVPADEDTAVPPATDFGPTTTVPLGTIAGARSGDKGGSANIGVWVRSDEEFAWLDQALTADRVRELLPEVADLTIRRYALPNLRAVNFVIEGVLGRGVADNVRFDPQAKGMGEWLRSRPVPIPTAFLPANTLPANNVTKEN
- a CDS encoding TIGR03084 family metal-binding protein, producing MSATAGIVADLTAESDSLDDLVAELPAEAWATDTPAAGWTIAHQIGHLLWTDRVSLIACTDPDRFAEMLAEAAPKAAVFVDEAAEVEAARPPAELLADWRTTRATLAGALCAVPDGTKLPWFGPPMSASSMATARIMETWAHGLDIADALGITREPTERLRHVAHIGVRTRDFAYMVNGKTPPTEPFRYELTGPTGQIWTWGPDDASNVVRGPALDFCELATQRRHIDDLALTTVGDDAAEWVTIAQCFAGPPGGGRAPSA
- a CDS encoding acyl-CoA dehydrogenase family protein, which gives rise to MPFTSLLWDNPERTQLRATVADFVERHVLPYQDEWERTGELPRSLHAEAAKLGLFGLAIPEEVGGSGGDFIDSVVLGEEFLYRGASGGVWASLFTSGIALPHLIAAGDPAQIDRWVRPTLAGEKIGSLAITEPSGGSDVGHLRTKAVRDGDEYIVNGSKTFITSGVRADFVVTAVRTGGDGAGGVSLLVVDKDTPGFTVTRKLDKMGWLASDTAELSYDDVRVPVANLVGAENSGFAQIANAFVSERVGLAVQAYAHAQRCLDLTLEWVRARETFGRPLIARQSVQDTVTEMARRIDIARTYTRTLVETKAAGGNADLIAEVCFAKNTAVETGEWVADKAVQLFGGMGYMNGTEVERQYRDMRILGIGGGTTEILTGLAAKRLGYQA